Part of the Corynebacterium canis genome is shown below.
TCGGCGAAGGGATGCGTGGCGTCGATAACCACCTCTACCTTTTCCTGCAACAGCCATGAAGCGAGGCCGGCGGGTCCGCCGAAACCCCCGATGCGGACCTCGCCGACGGGCAGGGCGGGTTCCTTGACGCGGCCGGCGAGGGAACTGGTCACGTGCCAATTGTCGTTTTGCAGCAATTGCGCCAGCTCACGGGCCTCGCGGGTGCCGCCGAGGATCAGTGCACGCATGGGATGGTCCTGCCCTCGGCGTCGCGGGGACGATCATCGGAATACAGGAAACTATCCGGGAAACCCTCCGCCGCCAGCACTTTGCCAACGATAATCACGGCCGTGCGGGTGACTCCGGCCTCCTGGACTTGGCTCGCGATGTCCGCCAGCGTGCCGCGCAGAATAACCTGCTCCGGGCGGGCGGCAAAAGCTACGACGGCAGCCGGGCAATCCGAACCGTAGTTCGGCACCAGCTCGGCGACCACACGTTCGATATCGTGGGCGGCGAGGTGGATGCACAAGGTAGCCCGAGACGCGCCCAAAGTAGCCAAATCCTCCCCTTTCGGCATCTTCGAGGCGCGGCCATTCACACGGGTCAGGATCACGGTCTGGCCCACCGTCGGCACGGTCAGCTCGTGGCCCAAGACGGCCGCGGCGGCCGCATAGGAGGGCACTCCCGGGACGATCTCGTACGGGATGCCCAGTTCAGTAAGCCGCCGCGCCTGCTCCGCAAGGGCGGAATACACGGCGGGGTCGCCGGATTGCAGGCGGGCGATGTCCTTGCCCTCGGCGTGGGCGCGAACAAAGATTCTAACGATCTCCTCCAGCGGCATCCGCGCGGTATTGATAACCTCCGCATCGGGCGGGCAACTGGCCAGCACCTCCGGCGGCACGATGCTGCCCGCATACATGCAGATTGGGCAGCTGCGGATCAGCCGGTCGGCCCGCAGGGTCAGCAGGTCAGCGGCACCCGGACCAGCGCCGATAAAATACACAGTCACGTTAGTCGTTCTCCTTGGTTACGCGCCATTGAATCACTGGCAGCGCTGGTTTCATAGCGGTAAACGTGCCCACGCGGTATTCGTGCGCGACGTCGATACGCATGATCGAACCGCCGTATTGCTTACGCAACCGCCAGAGCTTTTGTTCGGATTCTACTGTGACGGCATTGGCCACTAGGCGACCCCCCACGGGCAGCGCGGCCCACGCGGTTTCAAACACGGCGGCCGCGGTAAGGCCACCGCCGATAAAGATGATATTGGGCGGTGGCGCGTCCAGAAGCGCTTTCGGGGCCGCGCCCAGCACCTTGAGCGTGGGCACGCCCAAGGCCATGGCGTTGCGGGCGATCCGCTGTTTCCGGTCCTCGTTGACTTCGAAACAACATGCGGATAGCCGGGGTTCGGCGCGCATCGCCTCGATAGCGATCGAGCCCGAGCCACCCCCGATATCCCACAACATCTCGCCGGGCCGCGGGGCCAATGCGGAAACGGTCAGCGCCCGGATATCGCGCTTGGTCAGCTGCCCATCGGACTCGTATTCGGCGTCCGGCAAGCCGGGCACGCAACTGTGCGTGGGGCCCCGCGGAACCACCGCAAGTACGTTCAAAGCGCTTTCCGGATTCGGGGGCAAGGCGGCGGTGCCATAGAGCTCCTGCTCGTCGGCGCTGCCGAGATCGCTCAACACGGTAAGTTTGGCGGCCTCGTGCCCGAGGGCCTGCAAAAGCGCGGCCACCTCCCCCACGCTTGTTTCGTCGCGGCACAGCACCATAAAGGGTTGGCCACCGTCTACGAATGGCACGATGCTGGCCACGGGTTTTGTCACCAGCGATACCACTGGTGTTTGATCCACCGCCCAGCCGAGGCGCGCGCACGCCAGCGACACCGAAGACGGCGCGGAATGCACGCGAATGTACTGCGCGCCGAGGATGCGAATCAGGGTGGTGCCTATCCCGTGGAACATGGGATCGCCGGAAGCCAGCACCGCGACCCGGCTTCCCGCAAGTTCCTGAAACAGCGGCTCAATAGAAGGTATGAGCGGCGAGGGCCAGGGGCGGCGTTCGGCGCGACATTGCTCGGGCAGCAGGTTGAGTTGCCGCCACGAACCCACGATAACCTCCGCATTAAGCAGCGCGTTGCGGGCCGTTTCGGTGAGGCCGGGGAAGCCGTCGGCGCCGATGCCGACCACTTCGATGGGGGTGGCCGGGTCGGTCGGATGCCGTTTCGCAGCGAGTTGCGTCATAGGCACCCATCGTACTGGGTTTTTAACGCGGCACACGACGCCACACGGGGCGCGGCACCAAGCGCATCACACCCGCCACATAACGCAACTTGCCAGGTACCCAGATGGTTGCCGAGCCGGGACGCCGCAGCCGCTCCGCAACCTTGGTGGCCACATCCGCGGGGTACACGGATAGGGGTGCGGGTTTCATGCCGGCGGTCATGGAGCCGATCACAAACCCCGGCCGCACCGTGATCAACCGAATATGTGTTCCATGCAGGGCATCGGTGAGCCCCTGGCAAAACGCATCCAACCCGGACTTGGTGGAACCGTACACATAATTGGGCCGCCGCGGCCGCCACCCGGCGATCGAGGAAAACGCCACGAGCGTCGCGGGCTCCGCCTGATGACGCAGCTCATCGGCCAGCACGGTAAGCACGGAAACTTGCGCCGTATAGTCCACACTTGCGATTTCTACGGCGTGGGCTTCATCGTGTTCCGCGCGCTGCTGATCACCCAAAATGCCGAACGCGACGATCGCGGTTTCGATGGGCCCATGCTCCAACACCTGTTTGACGACGCCGCGGTGCGAGGCGTAATCAGTCGCCTCAAAGGGCACCACCTCGACCGCCGCCTCCACATTGGGGATGTGCACGGCCTCCGGCCGGCGGGCCGCCACGATAACCTTCTTGCCTTTGCAAAGGCGTTGCACCAATTCCACGCCGATATCGCTGGTGCCGCCAAACAATACGATATTTCCCATTATTGCAGCCCGTGGGGTTGGTTATTTACGGCCTCGCAGCCGTGTTCGGTGACGATCACGATGTCTTCAATGCGCGCGCCGACGCGGCCCTCCAGATAGATGCCGGGCTCCACGGAAAACGCCATGCCGGGCTCCAACACCAGTTCGTTTCCGGCCATGATAAAAGGCTCCTCGTGGGTGGATAGCCCGATGCCGTGACCGGTGCGGTGGATAAAGTCATCCCCAAACCCATGGGCCGAAATAATGCCCCGCGCGACCGCGTCGATACTCGCCGCAGTGACCCCTGGACGCACCGCACGCACGGCCGCCGCCTGCGCCTCTTCGAGCACCGCATACAGGCGGGCGAAATCGGGATCGGAAACCGGCTGATCGGGGCCGCCCACCACGTACGTGCGGGTGCAATCGGAGTGATAGGACGGGCCGAACGTACCGCCGATATCCACCACCACAACATCGCCGAGCTGCAGCACCCGATCCGAAAAGGAATGGTGCGGGTTGGCGCCGTTCGGGCCGGAGCCAACGATAATAAAGTCCACGGACGCATGTTCCTGCAGGATCAGGCGCTCCAGCTCCGCCGCCACCTGCGCCTCGGTCGCGCCGGGCACCAACAACTCCGGAACCATGGCGTGCACGCGGTCGATGGCGGCACCAGCCTCACGCAGGGCGCTGATCTCGCCGGGATCCTTGCGCATAAACAGCTCTTTAAGCACCTGACCAGCCAAGACGGTCTTGCCGTGCAGCAGCTCCTGCAACGGCAGGACGTGGTCGGCGGTAAGCGCGGAGCCGAGGCCGACCACGGGGGCCGTCGGCAAGCTGCCAAGGGCCGCAATCGCGAGCCGGTGCGGTTCTTCGCCGTCCACCCAACCGCGGACCTCGATATCCAGTTCGGGAATCGCGGAGAGCGCTAGATCGCCACGGTCCACGGCGGGAAGCAGCATCGTAGGTCTCCCGTTCGCCGGGACCACTAAAGCCGTAAGCCGCTCGTGTGTTTGTATCCACGAACCGGTGAGATAGGCGAGCTCGGCGCCGGTACCAAAGATCAATCCATCAAGGTCGGCAGTGCGGGCCGCGGCCGCGGCGCGGGCCAAGCGATCGGCATACGTATGCGTTGGAAACAAGGAAGACATGCGCCCATCATAGGCATGCCCGGTCACAGCCAGATGAATGGTTCACGCGGAATGGCCCCGATGCTAAAACGCTCCAGCAATTCCGCGGCCGAGCGCGCCCCCGGCAAACCGATCGAAGCGCCAAGACGTTCGAGCACGTCATCGCCCATTTCGCGGAAGGTTACCGGGCCATCCCGCTTGGCCAGCCGCTGGCCCGCGGCGTTCAACACTAGGGGCACATGGATGTAGCGCGGGGTGGCCACGCCGAGCAGATGCGCGAGATATGCCTGGCGCGGCGCGGAGGAAAGCAGATCGTCCCCACGCACTACTTGGTCGATGTTTTGGAACGCATCGTCGACAACCACGGCGAGGTTATACGCCCAATCGGCGCGCTTGAGCACCATATCATCGACGAGCCCCACGTAATCGCCCACAAATTCATCGGTGACCGTCCACGAATTCACCGTGCTGCGCAGCCGCAATGCGGGCACCCGACCCTGGGCGCGCAACGCCGCGCGGCGGTGATCCCGCTCCGCTTCGCTTAGGTCTCGGCAAGTGCCCGGATACGCGCCCAGCAAGGCGTGCGGGGCCGCCGCGGCCGCTAGAATATCTTTGCGGGAGCAATAGCACTCGTAGGTGGGCAGGCGGCGCAATGCGTCCTCGTAGGCCGCAAAACGGGTGTGCTGGTACAACACCTCACCGTCCCAATCCACCCCGAGCGCGGCGAGGTCTTCCAGCTGCCGCGCGGCGGAAGCGTCCGAGGAACGCCCGGAATCGATATCCTCCACCCGCATATAGAACGCACGTCCGGTTGAACGGGCGCACAACCAGGCGAGGAGGGCGGTGCGCAGATTGCCAAAATGCAGGTCCCCCGAAGGGGAAGGCGCGTATCGGCCAGCGCCGCTCGTTGTATCAGGCACCGATCGCCACCACGCCCCGTCGAATCGCCTCGATGGCCTGCTGCGCGCTGCGGCGAATCTCCCGCGAATACCCCGTGGCGCGCACCTGTTCGAGTAGGTCAATGACCTGGCGGCACCAGCGCACAAAATCACCAGGGGTAAGCTCAGCGCCGCATTGCGCTGCCGCCGCCATGCAATAACCCAGCGGGGCGCCGGCCGTCCACTGGTGAATGGCCAGCGAAAACTCCGGCTCCGGGCGGCGGGTGGCGGGCAGATTATGGCGCTGCTCATCCATGACCAATTCCTCCCAAATGCGGTCGGTGTTGTTCATGGCGTTCGCCATCGCATCCGTGGCGGCCTCCGCCACGCGTCGCGTCTCTTTTCGATTCTCAAAGGTGCACATGCTGACCACGCCGGCCAGCTCCGCGGGATCCAAGCCTTCCCAAATCCCGCGCCGCAAGCATTGCGCCACCAAGAGGTCCGACTCGTTGTGGATCTGGGCCAGCCGCTCCCCTTCCTCCGTGATAGTGGGAACGCGTTGCTCATCGAACTCCACGTAATTCATCTCTTCGAGCAGGTCCAAGATCCGGTCAAAGTGCTTGCCCAGGGTGTCCACGGCAGCCGACACCCGTCCGCGCAATTGTTCTAATTCACGCTCGCGCCGCAGCAGGCGTTCGCCCAAACGTGCGAGGTGTTCGCGCTGTGGCCAATGGTGCACCTCGTGGGCGCGAATCTCCGCGCGCAAACCCGCCACCACGGGACCACCACGCACCCGCGCCTGATGCTTTAAACGTTTCGGGCGCGGATAATTGCCCCGGCGGAACTCTTCCACGATCGAATTGGTGGTGCGCCGCGGTTTCAGCGTCACATCGCGCGGCAACCGCATATGCCCCACCACGATCGGCGGATTTGCAAAAGATTCGGAATCAATGCGGCCGGACCAGCCGGTCTCCATGGTGACCCACGGTCGCGGATCGTGCGGGCTATCCGCCACTCGCACAACCACCGCTAACATGGGCTTTTTCTTGCCGGGTAGTGCCAGGACGTCGCCAAGCTGAGCCTTGCGCAGCACCGCCTTTACCTCGCGGAAGCGTTCCTCAAGGTTACGGCGTTTGGCGTTGCGCTCCTCCGCGCTCAGCCGGTAACGCAGGTCCAGGTAGTCCCGCACCATCGCCTCCGGGTCGGCGCTTTCGTTGCTGCGGACTTCCTCCGGCGCGAGCTCTTGGATGGCCTCGGCGAATTCGCGGCTTAGCGTGGCCACCGTGTTCGCGGCGCGTTCCGCCTCGCGCACCTCGTCGACCACGGATTCGTCGGCCTGATACTGGGCGAAAGACTTTTCGAGCAGCCGGTGGGCTTGCTCGTAGCCGACCGTGGACAGCAGATTCACGCTCATGTTATAGCCAGGTTCGAACGTGGATACGAGCGGGTAGGTGCGTGTGGAAGCCAGCCCCGCCACCGCCTCCGGATCCATCGCGGGCGACCATTGCACCACCGCATTGCCCTTGATATCGATACCCCGCCGCCCCGCGCGGCCCGTCAGCTGCGTGTACTGCCCGGGGGTGAGGTCCACATGCGCCTCGCCGTCGAACTTCACCAATTTCTCCAGCACCACGCTGCGCGCCGGCATATTAATGCCCAGCGCCAGGGTTTCCGTGGCGAACACCGCCCGCACCAACCCGCGTACGAACAACTCTTCGACGATATGCCGGAAGGCGGGCAACATGCCTGCGTGGTGCGCGGCGAACCCCCGCTGCAGGGCGCGTTTCCACTGCCTAAACCGCAGCACCTCCAGATCGGCCGCGGGGATATCCGCCACCCCGTTATCCACGATTTGGCCAATCTGTTCGGCTTCTTCGTCCGTGGTCAGGGTGAGCTGTGAGTGCAAACATTGCATAAGCGCGCCGTCGCAACCCGCGCGGGAAAAGATAAAGTTAATGGCGGGCAGCATGTTTTTGCCGTGCAGAATCCGCAGCACCTCGGGGCGCCCCAACGGCCGGAATTCGGCCTCCGCGCGCGGCCCCGTGGTTGCGCGTTTGCCGCTTGAACGGGCCCTAAACCCACCCGTTTCCTGCGACCACTGTTCGCGCACATGTTCGCGGTGTTCAAGGCGGGTCACGGCCTGCTGTAGCGAACGGTTTACCTGCCCGCCCGTGTCCGGCTCAAACAGCGGAAACACCTTCCGCCCCACCATCATCCACTGCTCGAGCGGCACCGGGCGAATGTCCGAAACAATCACGTCCGTATCCCCGCGGACCATGGATAACCAGGCGCCGAACTCCTCGGAATTGCTCACCGTCGCGGACAGCCCAATGATGCGGACGCGTTCGTCTAAGTTCAGGATCACTTCCTCCCACACGGCGCCGCGGGAGACGTCGGAAAGGAAGTGGATCTCGTCCATCACAACGTGGCTCAAACGTTCTAATGTTGGCGATTCCGCGTAAATCATATTGCGCAATACTTCGGTGGTCATGACCACCACCTCGGCGTGGCCGTTTATAGACACATCGCCGGTAAGCAACCCCACCGTTTCCTCGCCGTGCGCCTTTACAAGGTCGTGGTATTTTTGGTTGCTCAGCGCCTTAATCGGCGTGGTGTAAAAGCACTTTGTGCCCCTCGAAAGCGCGAGCGAAACCGCGAATTCCCCGACGATGGTTTTGCCGGCGCCGGTGGGTGCGCACACCAGCACGCCCCGATCCTCTTCGACAGCGCGGCACCCCTGAATCTGAAACGGATCCAGGGGAAACTTCAGGTTAGCTGTGAATTCGGCGAGGTGACTCATGCCTCCAACTTACCCGGTCAGAGCACGTCGTCGAAGTCCGAACCGCTCCGTTCCGCAAGATTTCCGCGCTGCTCAACCCCGCGGGCATTCGTGATTGGCGTCGGCGCGTCAATGCTTGTCGACGCCGCGATATCGCCCGCCGCACCCACCCCACCCGAGGCGGTGATCGGCGAAGACTCGTCGTCAGCAATATCCAGCCAGTCGGGGCGCTTCCGGTCCCGGCGCTTATCGTTCAGGCGAGCGAACTGGATGGCCACCTCCACAAGGAGCACCAGCACGAATCCCAGCACCACCATCGAATACGGGTCCTGGCCTGGGGTAATAAACGCGGCGAAGACGGCGAGCAGAATGATAATTAAACGCCGTTTGGTGCGGAGTTGTTCGTACGTGATCACACCGGCGATATTCAACATGGCCAGGATCAGCGGAACCTCAAAGCTCACGCCAAATATAAGCAGGAATGCGAGCAAAAAGTTGAAATATTGTTCGCCGTTGAGGGCGGTGGTTTGGCTATCTGCGCCGATGGTCAGCAAGAACGAAAGGCCAAGCGCGATAACAAAGTATGCAAGCACCGCGCCGCACACAAACAATGTGACGGCTATGGACACAAACGAAAACGTCCAGCGGCGCTCGTTCTTCATCAATCCCGGCGTGATAAAACCCCACAATTGGGCGAGCCATATGGGTGAGGCAAACACCGCGCCCGCCAGCGAACCTACCTTGAGGCGCAGCATAAACATCTCAAACGGCCCGGTGGCCAGCAGCTTGCATTCGCCATCGGCGGTGAAACTAGCCCGCGCCTCCGGCGGCAGGCTGCAATAGGGGCCGCGCAAGATCTCACCGAGCGATGGCAGGCCGAACGGGTTGGCCTGGTACCACCAGAAGCCAACGATAGTGCCAATCGCCAGCGCGACGAGGGAAATGATCAGGCGGCGCCGCAGCTCCTGAATGTGTTCTACCAGCGACATCGAGCCGTCGGCGGGCCGCTTTTTCTTTTTCTTCTTGGTGGGTTTTTGTTCAGCGGTGCTCATGGGACGACGCTGCTACCCCACTATTGCTGTTGCTGCGACTGCTGCTGCGGAGCGGGTTGCTGAACTGGTTGCTGCACCGGCTGCTCAAGCGGCTGCGCCTGGATGGGCTGCGCTTGCACCTGCTGCTGCGTGATGGCTCGCTGCTCGTGCGCCTCATCGTCGCGGCTCATTTCCTTCACCTCGGACTTGAAGATGCGCATCGAACGCCCAAGCGAACGTGCCGCATCTGGAAGCTTCTTAGCGCCGAACAAAAGCACCACGAGCACGGCAATAATTATGAATTCGGTGGGCCCTAGAGTAGGCATGGTGTCTTCCTCCAAGCTGGAAGTTTAATTGTCTGATGTTTCATCATACGCTGCCAGGGCAGAACTGGAACGCGCTGCCACGGCTGAAACGAGGGACGTCGGTGCAACAATACTAACCCGATCGGCGTTACTCAGTGCGAACCGCACAACCCAATCTTCCGAAAGCAGCGGCATCGTCGCATCAAACCACTCCGCATCGTGCTGGTCACCGAGAGTAATCGGAAAATACTCGGCCAGCCATGTGGCCTCCGAACGCAGCCGCAACTGCACCTCATCGGCGCCGAAATCGAACGGATTCTTGGCATCAAAACGCAGCAATTCGGTGTGCGGCTCGGCGGCGGCTTCCAACACCTCAACGTCCAGCATGCGATCCGTGCGGAAGGTGCGGTGCGCCTCCGCCTGGGTATCCCAAGCCGTCACATACGTGATACCCTCGTGCGCGAACACACGTGCTGGCGAGACCTCGCGTACCGACACT
Proteins encoded:
- the cobM gene encoding precorrin-4 C(11)-methyltransferase, translated to MTVYFIGAGPGAADLLTLRADRLIRSCPICMYAGSIVPPEVLASCPPDAEVINTARMPLEEIVRIFVRAHAEGKDIARLQSGDPAVYSALAEQARRLTELGIPYEIVPGVPSYAAAAAVLGHELTVPTVGQTVILTRVNGRASKMPKGEDLATLGASRATLCIHLAAHDIERVVAELVPNYGSDCPAAVVAFAARPEQVILRGTLADIASQVQEAGVTRTAVIIVGKVLAAEGFPDSFLYSDDRPRDAEGRTIPCVH
- the cbiE gene encoding precorrin-6y C5,15-methyltransferase (decarboxylating) subunit CbiE, with the translated sequence MTQLAAKRHPTDPATPIEVVGIGADGFPGLTETARNALLNAEVIVGSWRQLNLLPEQCRAERRPWPSPLIPSIEPLFQELAGSRVAVLASGDPMFHGIGTTLIRILGAQYIRVHSAPSSVSLACARLGWAVDQTPVVSLVTKPVASIVPFVDGGQPFMVLCRDETSVGEVAALLQALGHEAAKLTVLSDLGSADEQELYGTAALPPNPESALNVLAVVPRGPTHSCVPGLPDAEYESDGQLTKRDIRALTVSALAPRPGEMLWDIGGGSGSIAIEAMRAEPRLSACCFEVNEDRKQRIARNAMALGVPTLKVLGAAPKALLDAPPPNIIFIGGGLTAAAVFETAWAALPVGGRLVANAVTVESEQKLWRLRKQYGGSIMRIDVAHEYRVGTFTAMKPALPVIQWRVTKEND
- a CDS encoding SDR family NAD(P)-dependent oxidoreductase, with protein sequence MGNIVLFGGTSDIGVELVQRLCKGKKVIVAARRPEAVHIPNVEAAVEVVPFEATDYASHRGVVKQVLEHGPIETAIVAFGILGDQQRAEHDEAHAVEIASVDYTAQVSVLTVLADELRHQAEPATLVAFSSIAGWRPRRPNYVYGSTKSGLDAFCQGLTDALHGTHIRLITVRPGFVIGSMTAGMKPAPLSVYPADVATKVAERLRRPGSATIWVPGKLRYVAGVMRLVPRPVWRRVPR
- a CDS encoding M24 family metallopeptidase gives rise to the protein MSSLFPTHTYADRLARAAAAARTADLDGLIFGTGAELAYLTGSWIQTHERLTALVVPANGRPTMLLPAVDRGDLALSAIPELDIEVRGWVDGEEPHRLAIAALGSLPTAPVVGLGSALTADHVLPLQELLHGKTVLAGQVLKELFMRKDPGEISALREAGAAIDRVHAMVPELLVPGATEAQVAAELERLILQEHASVDFIIVGSGPNGANPHHSFSDRVLQLGDVVVVDIGGTFGPSYHSDCTRTYVVGGPDQPVSDPDFARLYAVLEEAQAAAVRAVRPGVTAASIDAVARGIISAHGFGDDFIHRTGHGIGLSTHEEPFIMAGNELVLEPGMAFSVEPGIYLEGRVGARIEDIVIVTEHGCEAVNNQPHGLQ
- the gluQRS gene encoding tRNA glutamyl-Q(34) synthetase GluQRS produces the protein MPDTTSGAGRYAPSPSGDLHFGNLRTALLAWLCARSTGRAFYMRVEDIDSGRSSDASAARQLEDLAALGVDWDGEVLYQHTRFAAYEDALRRLPTYECYCSRKDILAAAAAPHALLGAYPGTCRDLSEAERDHRRAALRAQGRVPALRLRSTVNSWTVTDEFVGDYVGLVDDMVLKRADWAYNLAVVVDDAFQNIDQVVRGDDLLSSAPRQAYLAHLLGVATPRYIHVPLVLNAAGQRLAKRDGPVTFREMGDDVLERLGASIGLPGARSAAELLERFSIGAIPREPFIWL
- a CDS encoding DEAD/DEAH box helicase, whose translation is MSHLAEFTANLKFPLDPFQIQGCRAVEEDRGVLVCAPTGAGKTIVGEFAVSLALSRGTKCFYTTPIKALSNQKYHDLVKAHGEETVGLLTGDVSINGHAEVVVMTTEVLRNMIYAESPTLERLSHVVMDEIHFLSDVSRGAVWEEVILNLDERVRIIGLSATVSNSEEFGAWLSMVRGDTDVIVSDIRPVPLEQWMMVGRKVFPLFEPDTGGQVNRSLQQAVTRLEHREHVREQWSQETGGFRARSSGKRATTGPRAEAEFRPLGRPEVLRILHGKNMLPAINFIFSRAGCDGALMQCLHSQLTLTTDEEAEQIGQIVDNGVADIPAADLEVLRFRQWKRALQRGFAAHHAGMLPAFRHIVEELFVRGLVRAVFATETLALGINMPARSVVLEKLVKFDGEAHVDLTPGQYTQLTGRAGRRGIDIKGNAVVQWSPAMDPEAVAGLASTRTYPLVSTFEPGYNMSVNLLSTVGYEQAHRLLEKSFAQYQADESVVDEVREAERAANTVATLSREFAEAIQELAPEEVRSNESADPEAMVRDYLDLRYRLSAEERNAKRRNLEERFREVKAVLRKAQLGDVLALPGKKKPMLAVVVRVADSPHDPRPWVTMETGWSGRIDSESFANPPIVVGHMRLPRDVTLKPRRTTNSIVEEFRRGNYPRPKRLKHQARVRGGPVVAGLRAEIRAHEVHHWPQREHLARLGERLLRRERELEQLRGRVSAAVDTLGKHFDRILDLLEEMNYVEFDEQRVPTITEEGERLAQIHNESDLLVAQCLRRGIWEGLDPAELAGVVSMCTFENRKETRRVAEAATDAMANAMNNTDRIWEELVMDEQRHNLPATRRPEPEFSLAIHQWTAGAPLGYCMAAAAQCGAELTPGDFVRWCRQVIDLLEQVRATGYSREIRRSAQQAIEAIRRGVVAIGA
- the tatC gene encoding twin-arginine translocase subunit TatC, which codes for MSTAEQKPTKKKKKKRPADGSMSLVEHIQELRRRLIISLVALAIGTIVGFWWYQANPFGLPSLGEILRGPYCSLPPEARASFTADGECKLLATGPFEMFMLRLKVGSLAGAVFASPIWLAQLWGFITPGLMKNERRWTFSFVSIAVTLFVCGAVLAYFVIALGLSFLLTIGADSQTTALNGEQYFNFLLAFLLIFGVSFEVPLILAMLNIAGVITYEQLRTKRRLIIILLAVFAAFITPGQDPYSMVVLGFVLVLLVEVAIQFARLNDKRRDRKRPDWLDIADDESSPITASGGVGAAGDIAASTSIDAPTPITNARGVEQRGNLAERSGSDFDDVL
- the tatA gene encoding Sec-independent protein translocase subunit TatA, whose product is MPTLGPTEFIIIAVLVVLLFGAKKLPDAARSLGRSMRIFKSEVKEMSRDDEAHEQRAITQQQVQAQPIQAQPLEQPVQQPVQQPAPQQQSQQQQ